A stretch of the Neptunomonas phycophila genome encodes the following:
- a CDS encoding amidohydrolase family protein: MGINCCTNKNLIQVNQKGKHLVVDIHCHLNVPAADKIVQEKYPGPPPGIHEFSNDKSNEVNRAQFCEIGATLNNINLRLKDMDKLGIDVQVISPNPGQYFYYTDPETGLAASQTINNGIADAVASNPERFVGMGTVPMQDIDLAITEMRRCASELNLRGIEISTNVNGKDLHDEVLQPFFAEAEALGILLFIHPLGFTHAHRMKEYYFNNLIGNPLESTLAVSHLIFGGVLDRYPGLKICVAHGGGYIPGYWGRMDHGWRARADCSEHCQHLPSSYLRKLWFDTLVFDKEQLASLVRTHGSDRLCLGSDYPFDMAEPDPVAFHDQLDEADKAKVMGLNAAELLGIEVKL, encoded by the coding sequence ATGGGTATTAATTGTTGTACCAATAAGAATCTTATACAAGTAAACCAGAAGGGAAAGCATTTGGTGGTTGATATTCATTGCCACCTCAATGTTCCTGCGGCAGATAAAATTGTTCAAGAAAAATACCCCGGCCCACCACCGGGTATTCATGAATTTTCGAATGATAAATCCAATGAAGTTAACCGTGCGCAATTTTGTGAAATTGGTGCCACATTAAATAATATTAATTTACGCCTTAAGGATATGGATAAGCTTGGTATTGATGTTCAAGTTATATCGCCTAATCCTGGGCAATATTTCTATTACACCGATCCTGAAACGGGTTTAGCTGCTTCTCAAACTATCAACAACGGTATCGCAGATGCGGTTGCCTCTAACCCGGAGCGGTTTGTTGGTATGGGCACGGTTCCTATGCAAGACATCGACTTGGCTATTACTGAAATGCGCCGGTGTGCAAGTGAGCTTAACTTACGTGGGATCGAAATAAGCACGAATGTAAATGGTAAAGACTTGCATGATGAAGTGCTTCAGCCTTTTTTTGCTGAAGCAGAAGCGCTGGGTATTTTGCTGTTTATACACCCGCTAGGCTTTACGCACGCGCACCGCATGAAAGAGTATTACTTCAATAATCTTATCGGTAACCCGCTTGAATCCACACTCGCCGTTAGTCATTTAATATTTGGAGGCGTTCTTGATCGATATCCCGGCCTAAAAATTTGTGTTGCCCATGGCGGCGGTTATATCCCCGGCTATTGGGGGCGTATGGATCATGGGTGGCGTGCGCGGGCTGACTGTAGTGAACACTGCCAGCACCTTCCTTCCAGTTATTTACGCAAACTTTGGTTTGATACGTTAGTGTTTGATAAAGAGCAGCTAGCCTCATTGGTGCGCACACACGGATCTGATCGTCTGTGCTTAGGAAGTGATTACCCATTTGATATGGCAGAGCCTGACCCCGTGGCCTTTCATGACCAGCTCGATGAAGCGGATAAAGCTAAGGTCATGGGCTTGAATGCCGCAGAACTCTTGGGGATTG